A portion of the Ferrovum sp. JA12 genome contains these proteins:
- the ettA gene encoding energy-dependent translational throttle protein EttA has translation MAQYVFTMNRVGKIVPPKRQILKDVSLSFFPGAKIGVLGLNGSGKSTLLKIMAGLDKEIEGEATPMPDISIGYLSQEPQIDPELTVRQAVEEGLGEVITAKALLEKVYAAYAEPDADFDHLAQEQARLEAILSASDGHSAELQMEVAADALRLPPWEAKIGHLSGGEKRRVALCRLLISRPDMLLLDEPTNHLDAESVDWLEQFLHRFSGTVVAVTHDRYFLDNAAEWILELDRGQGIPWKGNYSSWLEQKEDRLKQEDAQESARQKAIQKELAWVRQNPKGRQAKSKARIARFDELSSQEYQKRNETQEIFIPVGERLGDQVIEFKNVSKSFDKKLLIDNVSFSIPAGAIVGVIGPNGAGKSTLFKMITGLEKPDSGEIVLGATVNLAYVDQSRDILDNKKTVWEEVSGGADILTVGRYETPSRAYIGRFNFKGGDQQKMVGNLSGGERGRLHMAKTLIQGGNVLLLDEPSNDLDIETLRALEDALLEFAGSVIVISHDRWFLDRIATHILAFEGDSQVVFFAGNYHEYEEDKRRRLGEEGAKPKRIRYKPLMG, from the coding sequence ATGGCTCAGTACGTATTTACCATGAATCGAGTTGGCAAAATTGTGCCACCCAAAAGACAAATTTTAAAGGATGTTTCTTTAAGCTTTTTTCCGGGTGCTAAAATTGGCGTCTTAGGTCTTAATGGCTCTGGTAAGTCCACTTTGCTGAAAATTATGGCCGGGTTAGATAAGGAAATAGAGGGTGAAGCCACTCCTATGCCTGATATTTCTATTGGTTATCTCTCTCAAGAGCCACAAATTGACCCAGAACTCACCGTAAGACAAGCCGTTGAAGAGGGTTTAGGCGAAGTGATTACCGCTAAAGCCCTACTTGAAAAAGTCTATGCAGCCTATGCCGAGCCAGATGCGGATTTTGATCACCTAGCGCAAGAGCAAGCAAGGCTGGAGGCCATATTAAGTGCTTCGGACGGTCATAGTGCAGAACTTCAAATGGAAGTGGCCGCTGACGCTCTACGACTTCCTCCTTGGGAGGCTAAAATCGGCCACTTATCAGGAGGTGAAAAACGTCGCGTTGCCCTGTGTCGCTTGCTTATTTCAAGACCTGATATGTTATTGTTAGATGAACCCACCAACCATTTGGATGCCGAGAGCGTAGACTGGCTTGAACAGTTTTTACACCGCTTTTCAGGTACCGTGGTGGCCGTCACCCACGATCGTTATTTTCTAGACAATGCGGCTGAATGGATTTTAGAACTCGACCGCGGTCAGGGTATTCCTTGGAAAGGTAATTACAGCAGTTGGTTAGAACAAAAAGAAGACCGCCTCAAGCAAGAGGATGCTCAGGAATCTGCTCGCCAAAAAGCCATTCAAAAAGAATTAGCCTGGGTAAGACAAAACCCCAAAGGTCGACAAGCTAAATCTAAAGCCCGGATCGCTCGCTTTGATGAATTGAGTTCACAGGAATACCAAAAACGCAATGAAACTCAAGAAATCTTTATTCCAGTAGGCGAAAGGTTAGGCGATCAAGTTATTGAATTTAAAAACGTCAGCAAATCCTTCGATAAGAAATTGCTTATTGATAATGTCAGTTTCTCGATCCCCGCCGGAGCCATTGTGGGGGTCATCGGTCCCAATGGAGCTGGTAAATCCACTCTCTTTAAGATGATCACGGGTCTTGAGAAACCGGATAGTGGCGAGATTGTTTTAGGGGCCACGGTGAATCTTGCCTATGTGGATCAATCACGCGATATTTTGGATAACAAAAAAACCGTCTGGGAAGAGGTCTCTGGAGGAGCGGATATTCTCACCGTAGGACGCTATGAAACACCCTCCCGAGCTTATATAGGACGCTTTAATTTCAAAGGTGGCGACCAGCAAAAAATGGTAGGTAATCTCTCAGGTGGCGAGCGCGGGCGTTTACATATGGCCAAGACCTTAATTCAAGGGGGTAATGTTTTACTGCTGGATGAACCCTCTAATGACCTTGACATAGAAACCCTACGTGCATTAGAGGATGCTTTGTTAGAGTTTGCTGGCTCAGTGATTGTCATCTCTCACGATCGCTGGTTTTTAGATCGTATTGCTACTCATATTTTGGCTTTTGAAGGGGATTCGCAGGTGGTATTTTTTGCGGGTAACTATCATGAATATGAGGAAGACAAGAGAAGACGTTTAGGTGAGGAAGGGGCGAAACCTAAACGTATCCGCTACAAACCTTTAATGGGTTAG